One window of the Bacteroidota bacterium genome contains the following:
- a CDS encoding T9SS type A sorting domain-containing protein: MKKSIFGLLFFLTTICYGQINLEHTYSDGNVSRVQLENSGEKYYVTDLTNKQVKIYNSDHTFWKTINLPTTTGATLNAVYHLSETKISTDNLIEVIYTYYVNNGGNLEWESRVINENGTTLLTVIGASSLFFSELQGLPNKLIAYIYGTTPSSKIYSVPSLSLEHTYPDGNVSRTKLENSGEKYYVTDLTNKQVKIYNSDHTFWKTINLPTTTGATLNAVYHLSETKISTDNLIEVIYTYYVNNGGNLEWESRVINENGTTLLTVIGASSLFLSELQGSSSKLIAYIYGTTPSSKIYSVPSLSLEHAYPDGNVSRTKLENSGEKYYVTDLTNKQVKIYNSDHTFWKTINLPTTTGATLNAVYHLSETKISTDNLIEVIYTYYVNNSGNLEWESRVINENGTTLLTVIGASSLFFSELQGLPNKLIAYIYGTTPSSKVYGLPTVGITGIKKVVQDNHVKIFPNPTSDILYITSDFDVVVDNIKIYNVDGKCVLEFRQYSNQPINVSGLNKGIYFISGHRDNDVLFHSKFIVD, from the coding sequence ATGAAAAAATCAATCTTCGGACTTCTGTTCTTTTTGACAACCATTTGTTACGGACAAATTAACTTGGAACATACCTATTCTGATGGAAATGTATCAAGAGTTCAGTTAGAAAACTCAGGCGAAAAGTATTATGTGACAGACCTGACCAATAAACAGGTAAAAATCTACAACTCTGACCACACTTTTTGGAAAACAATAAACTTGCCGACTACAACGGGGGCAACGCTAAACGCTGTTTATCATTTATCGGAAACCAAAATCAGCACAGACAATTTGATTGAAGTTATTTACACATACTACGTAAATAACGGTGGAAATCTTGAATGGGAAAGCAGGGTAATAAATGAAAATGGAACAACTCTTTTGACAGTTATAGGTGCATCAAGTTTGTTTTTTAGTGAGTTGCAAGGATTACCAAACAAATTAATCGCCTACATTTATGGAACAACCCCTTCAAGCAAAATTTATTCAGTTCCAAGTTTAAGTTTAGAACACACCTATCCTGACGGTAATGTAAGCAGAACAAAACTAGAAAACTCAGGCGAAAAGTATTATGTGACAGACCTGACTAATAAACAGGTGAAAATCTACAACTCTGACCACACTTTTTGGAAAACAATAAACTTGCCGACTACGACAGGGGCAACGCTAAACGCTGTTTATCATTTATCGGAAACCAAAATCAGCACAGACAATTTGATTGAAGTTATTTACACATACTACGTAAATAACGGTGGAAATCTTGAATGGGAAAGCAGGGTAATAAATGAAAACGGAACAACTCTTTTGACAGTTATAGGTGCATCAAGTTTGTTTTTAAGCGAATTGCAAGGGTCGTCAAGCAAATTAATCGCCTACATTTATGGAACAACCCCTTCAAGCAAAATTTATTCAGTTCCAAGTTTAAGTTTAGAACACGCCTATCCTGACGGTAATGTAAGCAGAACAAAATTAGAAAACTCAGGCGAAAAGTATTATGTGACAGACCTGACTAATAAACAGGTGAAAATCTACAACTCTGACCACACTTTTTGGAAAACAATAAACTTGCCGACTACGACAGGGGCAACGCTAAACGCTGTTTATCATTTATCGGAAACCAAAATCAGCACAGACAATTTGATTGAAGTTATTTACACATACTACGTAAATAACAGTGGAAATCTTGAATGGGAAAGCAGGGTAATAAATGAAAATGGAACAACTCTTTTGACAGTTATAGGTGCATCAAGTTTGTTTTTTAGTGAGTTGCAAGGATTACCAAACAAATTAATCGCCTACATATACGGCACTACTCCTTCAAGCAAGGTTTATGGCTTGCCCACAGTAGGGATAACAGGAATAAAAAAAGTTGTTCAAGATAATCACGTCAAAATTTTTCCAAATCCAACGTCTGATATACTTTACATCACAAGTGATTTTGACGTTGTGGTTGACAACATAAAAATCTACAATGTGGATGGCAAATGTGTATTAGAATTCCGTCAATACAGCAATCAGCCGATTAACGTATCGGGCTTAAATAAAGGAATTTACTTTATATCAGGGCATCGAGATAATGACGTGTTGTTTCATTCAAAATTTATTGTTGATTAA
- a CDS encoding VOC family protein, translated as MTRVDPIIAVKDVEASAKWYQQVFGFKSVHGGKDFAVLKSEDDEIVLCLHKWGEHNHPSLTDQGKTAGNGLLLYFRTDNMEIIRKNVDKVECIIEEEVHLNPNSLKKEFSFRDLDGYYLTATEFHKYEG; from the coding sequence ATGACTCGAGTTGACCCAATAATCGCAGTAAAGGATGTTGAAGCCAGTGCCAAATGGTATCAACAAGTATTCGGATTTAAGAGTGTTCATGGTGGAAAAGATTTTGCTGTTTTAAAATCTGAAGATGATGAAATTGTTCTTTGTCTTCACAAGTGGGGAGAACACAACCATCCTTCCCTTACAGACCAAGGCAAAACAGCAGGAAACGGACTGCTACTTTATTTCAGGACAGACAACATGGAAATTATTAGAAAGAATGTAGACAAAGTTGAATGTATAATTGAAGAAGAAGTTCACTTGAATCCAAATTCATTAAAGAAAGAGTTTTCATTTAGAGATTTAGATGGTTATTATCTTACCGCTACAGAATTCCACAAATATGAAGGATAG
- a CDS encoding nucleoid-associated protein, giving the protein MNTTSIGKMNKLIVHFVGNKNNGDGVRFSSAETEFEKVEEHFSQLIQNSFNFEEICAFHFLPKVTLNPVYQFVTSIFEDRASFVEQSQNAARILYDKSTHPKIKGGELQVAYFTGCSIGDKTVDAIAFFKSENKETFLKVLTSKKGFDLESDIGIGVKKLDKGCIIFNTKAKDGYLVAVVDHTNRGEEAQYWKDEFLSVQPVANEFHQTNEFLGIAKNFVTKQLSEEFNVTKADQIDLLNRSVDYFKTHESFDKEEFEKEVFHDPGMINSFRNFDSNYRQENEIEITDNFDISPQAVKKQARVFKSVLKLDKNFHIYIHGDRNLIEQGVENDGRKFYKIYYKEER; this is encoded by the coding sequence ATGAACACAACCTCAATAGGAAAAATGAACAAACTCATCGTTCATTTTGTAGGGAATAAGAATAACGGAGATGGTGTTCGGTTTTCATCTGCTGAAACGGAGTTTGAAAAAGTGGAAGAGCATTTTTCGCAACTGATACAGAACAGTTTCAATTTCGAGGAGATTTGCGCGTTTCACTTTTTACCTAAGGTGACACTCAACCCGGTTTACCAGTTTGTAACATCCATTTTTGAAGACCGGGCGTCGTTCGTGGAGCAAAGTCAGAATGCCGCGAGGATTCTTTACGACAAAAGCACACATCCAAAGATCAAAGGTGGTGAATTGCAGGTGGCTTATTTCACCGGTTGCTCCATTGGCGACAAAACGGTGGATGCCATCGCTTTCTTTAAGTCGGAGAACAAGGAAACATTTCTGAAAGTGCTGACTTCGAAAAAAGGTTTTGACCTGGAAAGCGATATAGGGATTGGCGTAAAGAAATTAGACAAGGGCTGCATCATCTTCAACACCAAGGCGAAAGACGGTTACCTGGTGGCCGTGGTGGACCATACCAACCGGGGTGAAGAGGCGCAGTATTGGAAGGATGAATTTTTGAGCGTTCAGCCCGTTGCCAACGAATTTCACCAGACCAATGAGTTTTTGGGTATTGCCAAGAACTTTGTCACCAAGCAGCTTTCAGAGGAGTTCAACGTAACCAAGGCCGACCAGATAGACCTGCTGAACCGTTCGGTGGATTATTTCAAAACCCACGAAAGCTTCGATAAGGAGGAATTTGAAAAGGAGGTTTTTCACGATCCGGGAATGATAAATTCCTTCCGGAATTTTGATTCGAATTACCGGCAGGAAAATGAAATCGAGATCACCGACAACTTCGACATTTCACCACAGGCGGTGAAAAAGCAAGCCCGGGTTTTTAAAAGCGTTTTGAAGTTGGACAAGAATTTTCACATCTACATTCATGGTGATCGCAACCTGATAGAGCAAGGCGTGGAGAATGACGGCAGGAAGTTTTACAAGATCTATTACAAAGAAGAGCGATAA
- a CDS encoding thymidine kinase: protein MYREPIIGKDQTGWIEVICGSMFSGKTEELIRRLKRAHIANKRVAIFKPSLDKRYHNTDVVSHDMNFIASQPVHFASEILTKSKGMEVVGIDEAQFFDQELVAVSEQLARAGTRIIISGLDMDFEGNPFGPIPNLLSIADYITKVNAICVKCGDAAHFSYRKSSEKDTILIGHKEDYEPRCRSCYYKAALA, encoded by the coding sequence ATGTATAGAGAACCCATTATCGGGAAGGACCAAACAGGTTGGATAGAAGTCATCTGTGGCTCTATGTTTTCGGGCAAGACGGAGGAATTGATTCGGCGGTTGAAACGGGCACATATTGCCAATAAAAGAGTGGCGATTTTCAAACCCTCGCTGGACAAGCGCTATCATAACACAGACGTTGTTTCGCACGATATGAATTTCATCGCGTCTCAACCAGTACATTTCGCCTCTGAGATTTTGACAAAGTCAAAAGGCATGGAGGTGGTTGGTATAGACGAAGCACAGTTTTTTGATCAAGAATTAGTAGCAGTTTCTGAACAACTCGCCCGAGCCGGTACTCGAATAATTATTTCAGGCTTAGACATGGATTTTGAAGGTAATCCCTTCGGGCCAATCCCGAATCTACTTTCAATAGCGGACTATATTACCAAGGTCAATGCGATATGTGTGAAATGCGGTGATGCGGCTCACTTTTCGTATCGTAAATCGTCTGAAAAAGATACTATCTTGATAGGACATAAGGAGGATTATGAACCTCGCTGTCGCAGTTGTTATTACAAGGCAGCATTAGCCTGA
- a CDS encoding DUF47 domain-containing protein has translation MALGKIFSFFAPKDKIFFNLFNQSASNLVEISKTFSEMINAPNDKRPELQKKIADLEHVGDDITHQIFTELSSNFITPFDREDISYLAASLDDIVDFIHGSAKRIDTYKVDEITPPMKKLSEIIEHSAKEIHVAVSNMKDMNNAVRIREAIVRINSLENHADDVFDTAIAGLFENEKDAIKVIKMKEILSNMETATDKCEDVANVIETIIVKNS, from the coding sequence ATGGCTTTAGGCAAAATATTCTCCTTTTTCGCTCCCAAGGATAAAATTTTCTTCAATCTGTTTAATCAATCCGCCAGCAATCTGGTAGAGATTTCAAAAACATTTTCAGAAATGATCAACGCCCCCAATGACAAGCGGCCCGAGCTTCAAAAGAAAATCGCCGATTTGGAACATGTCGGCGACGACATCACCCACCAAATATTTACCGAACTCAGTTCCAACTTCATCACTCCTTTCGACCGCGAAGACATATCCTACTTAGCCGCTTCGCTCGACGATATTGTTGACTTTATTCACGGCTCGGCCAAGCGAATAGATACCTATAAAGTAGATGAGATCACTCCGCCGATGAAAAAGCTGAGTGAAATCATTGAACATTCTGCCAAAGAAATTCATGTAGCTGTTTCTAATATGAAGGATATGAACAACGCCGTTCGCATTCGCGAAGCCATTGTTCGAATCAACAGTTTAGAAAATCATGCCGATGATGTATTCGACACGGCGATTGCTGGGCTATTTGAAAATGAAAAAGATGCCATCAAAGTCATTAAGATGAAAGAGATTCTTTCTAACATGGAAACCGCTACGGATAAATGCGAAGATGTGGCCAATGTGATTGAGACCATAATTGTAAAAAACAGTTAG
- a CDS encoding inorganic phosphate transporter, translated as MLEFLIAILVIAFIFDFINGFHDSANSIATIVSTRVLTPFQAVLWAAFFNVLAYGIFELKVADTVARIVKPEAITLNVIFCGLVAAIIWNLITWWGGIPSSSSHTLMGGFAGAAIAHAGFDVVNMDKVTKTVIFIVIAPLLGMLLSYTFSILLLWANRRANPFKMNGWFKKMQLVTSALFSVGHGGNDAQKVMGIIAAAMIVYTSKAGLQPNEIPSWLHVIVVDGKIKDIPHWVVIGCYSAIGLGTLMGGWRIVKTMGSKITKLTPFEGVAAESAGAFTLFVSEGLGIPVSTTHTITGAIIGVGLTKRISAVRWGVTINILWAWILTIPMSGGMGALLYYSLRGFLGE; from the coding sequence ATGCTTGAATTTCTCATAGCTATCCTCGTCATTGCCTTTATCTTCGATTTCATCAATGGCTTCCACGATTCAGCCAATTCCATCGCCACCATCGTTTCCACCCGGGTACTCACCCCTTTCCAGGCCGTTCTTTGGGCGGCTTTTTTCAACGTGCTGGCCTACGGAATTTTTGAATTAAAAGTGGCCGACACCGTAGCGCGTATCGTCAAACCCGAGGCCATCACCCTCAACGTTATTTTCTGCGGCCTCGTTGCCGCTATTATTTGGAACTTGATTACTTGGTGGGGTGGCATTCCTTCCAGTTCCTCCCACACCTTGATGGGCGGCTTTGCCGGAGCAGCTATAGCCCACGCCGGTTTCGACGTCGTCAACATGGATAAGGTAACCAAAACCGTCATATTCATAGTCATAGCCCCCCTCCTCGGCATGCTCCTCTCCTACACATTTTCCATCCTTCTTCTTTGGGCCAACCGAAGGGCTAACCCCTTCAAGATGAACGGCTGGTTTAAAAAGATGCAACTCGTCACCTCGGCCCTTTTCAGCGTGGGGCATGGCGGCAACGATGCGCAAAAAGTGATGGGCATCATCGCCGCCGCCATGATAGTTTATACCAGCAAAGCCGGCCTACAACCGAATGAAATTCCCTCCTGGCTCCACGTAATAGTGGTAGATGGAAAAATCAAAGACATCCCCCATTGGGTCGTCATCGGTTGCTACAGCGCCATTGGTTTAGGCACCCTCATGGGCGGCTGGCGAATCGTCAAAACGATGGGCAGCAAAATCACCAAACTAACCCCCTTCGAAGGCGTAGCTGCCGAAAGCGCTGGTGCTTTCACCCTCTTCGTTTCCGAAGGCTTGGGCATACCAGTTTCCACCACCCATACCATCACTGGCGCTATCATAGGCGTAGGACTGACCAAAAGAATCTCCGCCGTTCGTTGGGGCGTTACCATCAATATTCTCTGGGCTTGGATACTCACCATCCCCATGTCAGGCGGCATGGGCGCCCTGCTTTACTATTCGCTCAGAGGCTTCTTAGGAGAATAA
- the pnp gene encoding polyribonucleotide nucleotidyltransferase → MNIIKKTIDLGGGRIVEIETGKLAKQADGSALVKYGNTMLLATACADKNAKEGVDFMPLTVEYREGMASVGRFPVAFFKREGKPSDDEVLVSRLIDRALRPLFPEDFHANVVVQVTLISGDLNELPDAFACLAASAALSVSDIPFNGPISEVRVGKVNGQLVINPKKDVVDAGMDIDLIVAASETSIVMVEGEMNEVNEADMVEAIMFAHGTIQSQIKVLKELEVETGKTVKRTYEHEKHDEDLRKRMRDACYDKCCVVAGKEINDKAKRKELFDAIKEEFVATLTAEEKKEKSFLIGLYWGGVEYDAVRDVMLAENKRLDGRKMDEVRGIWSEAGYLPGPHGSALFTRGETQSLTTVTLGTKLDQQLIDGAIYNYEKKFLLHYNFPPYSVGEARTSRGVGRREIGHGNLAHRALSKVMPTDLPYTIRVVSDILESNGSSSMATVCAGTMALMDAGIPIRKPVSGIAMGLISSEKTGKYVILSDILGDEDHLGDMDFKVCGTADGITACQMDIKIKGLSKELLTQALNQAKKGRLHILGEMLKTIDKPREDYKPHAPRVFSMMIDKEYIGAVIGPGGKVIQEMQRETDTTIVIEEIGNQGKIEIFSANKEGIDAAVRKIRGIVAEPEIGEIYEATVKSIMPYGAFVEFMPGKQGLLHISEVSDKRLENMDGIFKENEVIKVKLLGIDNKTGKFKLSRKVLLGNAEQN, encoded by the coding sequence ATGAATATCATTAAAAAAACCATTGACCTCGGAGGAGGAAGAATTGTAGAAATCGAAACCGGTAAACTGGCTAAACAAGCAGACGGTTCAGCCTTGGTGAAATACGGCAACACAATGTTGCTGGCCACGGCTTGTGCCGATAAAAATGCGAAAGAAGGAGTGGACTTCATGCCTCTGACGGTAGAGTATCGTGAAGGCATGGCATCCGTCGGTAGATTCCCGGTAGCTTTTTTTAAGCGAGAAGGAAAACCTTCTGATGATGAAGTCTTAGTTTCCCGATTAATTGACCGGGCGTTGCGCCCTTTATTCCCAGAAGACTTTCATGCGAATGTTGTCGTACAGGTAACGCTGATTTCAGGTGATTTGAATGAACTGCCGGATGCTTTTGCCTGTTTAGCTGCTTCTGCGGCACTATCGGTTTCTGATATTCCTTTCAACGGACCTATTTCTGAAGTGCGCGTTGGAAAGGTGAACGGACAACTGGTCATCAACCCGAAAAAGGATGTGGTGGATGCCGGCATGGATATTGATTTGATTGTAGCTGCATCAGAAACTTCTATTGTGATGGTTGAAGGGGAAATGAATGAAGTGAATGAAGCAGATATGGTAGAAGCTATCATGTTTGCTCATGGAACTATTCAAAGCCAGATCAAAGTATTGAAGGAACTTGAAGTGGAGACTGGTAAAACAGTGAAACGCACCTACGAACACGAGAAGCATGATGAAGATCTTAGAAAGAGAATGCGCGATGCCTGCTATGATAAATGTTGCGTAGTAGCCGGTAAGGAAATCAATGATAAGGCGAAACGTAAGGAATTGTTTGATGCCATCAAGGAAGAATTTGTCGCCACGCTGACCGCTGAAGAGAAGAAGGAAAAATCTTTCTTAATTGGTTTATATTGGGGAGGAGTGGAGTATGATGCCGTACGCGATGTGATGCTGGCTGAAAACAAACGTTTGGATGGCAGAAAGATGGATGAGGTGCGCGGTATTTGGAGCGAAGCAGGATATCTTCCTGGTCCCCACGGTTCGGCGCTGTTCACCAGAGGAGAAACTCAGTCGCTGACCACGGTAACCTTAGGAACCAAACTGGATCAACAGTTGATTGATGGTGCGATATATAACTATGAAAAGAAATTTTTGCTACACTATAACTTTCCGCCTTATTCAGTAGGTGAAGCTCGTACCTCTCGCGGTGTAGGCAGAAGAGAAATAGGTCACGGAAATCTGGCACATCGCGCTTTATCTAAAGTGATGCCGACCGATTTGCCTTATACTATTCGGGTTGTTTCCGATATTCTAGAGTCAAATGGATCTTCTTCTATGGCTACGGTTTGCGCTGGTACTATGGCTTTGATGGATGCAGGTATTCCGATCCGCAAACCGGTATCGGGTATAGCGATGGGCTTAATCTCGAGCGAAAAGACAGGTAAATATGTAATCCTATCAGATATTTTGGGGGATGAAGATCATTTGGGCGATATGGATTTCAAAGTATGTGGAACCGCCGATGGCATCACCGCTTGCCAAATGGATATCAAGATTAAAGGCCTGTCTAAAGAACTTTTAACTCAGGCGTTAAATCAGGCAAAAAAAGGAAGACTTCATATCCTTGGCGAAATGCTGAAGACAATTGATAAGCCTCGCGAAGATTATAAGCCACATGCGCCGCGTGTATTTAGCATGATGATAGATAAAGAGTACATCGGTGCTGTTATCGGACCAGGTGGAAAGGTGATTCAGGAAATGCAGCGTGAAACTGATACGACGATTGTGATTGAAGAAATAGGGAATCAGGGTAAGATTGAAATATTCTCAGCTAATAAAGAGGGTATTGATGCGGCGGTTCGGAAAATTAGAGGGATTGTAGCTGAACCGGAGATTGGTGAGATTTATGAAGCAACAGTCAAGTCTATCATGCCTTACGGTGCCTTTGTTGAATTTATGCCGGGCAAACAGGGTTTGCTGCATATTTCTGAAGTTTCTGATAAGCGACTGGAAAATATGGATGGCATTTTCAAGGAGAATGAAGTGATTAAGGTCAAACTTCTTGGAATTGACAATAAGACCGGTAAGTTTAAACTTTCTCGCAAGGTACTTTTAGGAAATGCTGAGCAAAACTAA
- the rpsO gene encoding 30S ribosomal protein S15 → MPVTTETKKNIFKTFGGTEKNTGSTAAQIALFTERINHISGHLGTNKKDHANTLSLLRMVGKRRRLLNYMMKQDLMGYRKLIEKLGIRK, encoded by the coding sequence ATGCCAGTTACAACAGAAACCAAAAAGAACATTTTCAAAACATTCGGCGGTACGGAGAAAAATACCGGATCTACTGCGGCTCAAATTGCCTTGTTCACCGAACGGATTAATCACATATCCGGCCACTTGGGCACGAACAAGAAAGATCATGCTAATACCTTATCGTTATTGCGTATGGTGGGTAAAAGAAGAAGATTGCTTAACTATATGATGAAGCAAGATTTGATGGGCTACCGGAAGTTGATTGAAAAACTCGGAATCAGAAAGTAA
- a CDS encoding hydroxymethylglutaryl-CoA lyase, with the protein MQGIKGFIPTEKKIAYINKLLEVGYHSIDFGSFVSHEKIPQMADTALVVEGLQMDNTDTQLIAIIANERGARQACAFPKIDCLGFPFSISETFQRRNANSTIEEALDRVKSIKDLTLRHNKELIIYLSMGFGNPYGDAYHPDIVFKWTEQLAKLDIKIFMLSDTVGVGEPKGISELFSFLVPAFPQLEFGAHLHTAPHNWRVKIDAAYQNGCRRFDAAIHGYGGCPMADDDLIGNMPTENLVNYFTDTQIEGPFSLPAFESCLREANRVFPKH; encoded by the coding sequence ATGCAGGGGATCAAGGGTTTTATCCCCACTGAAAAAAAGATTGCTTATATCAACAAACTGCTTGAGGTAGGCTATCATTCGATAGATTTCGGCAGTTTCGTTTCCCACGAAAAAATCCCCCAAATGGCTGACACTGCTCTTGTGGTAGAGGGGTTGCAAATGGATAACACTGACACGCAACTAATTGCTATAATAGCCAATGAGCGAGGTGCCCGTCAGGCCTGTGCCTTTCCAAAAATTGACTGTCTCGGCTTCCCATTCTCCATTTCAGAAACCTTTCAACGCCGCAATGCCAACTCCACCATAGAAGAGGCTTTGGACCGGGTGAAATCTATCAAGGATTTAACGTTGCGCCACAACAAGGAACTCATCATCTACCTTAGTATGGGCTTTGGAAATCCTTACGGCGACGCTTATCATCCAGATATTGTCTTTAAATGGACCGAACAACTCGCCAAACTCGACATCAAGATCTTTATGCTTTCCGATACCGTCGGCGTGGGCGAACCCAAAGGCATCAGCGAACTTTTTTCTTTTCTGGTTCCGGCATTTCCTCAGCTTGAATTTGGCGCTCACCTTCACACTGCCCCACACAATTGGCGGGTGAAAATTGATGCTGCCTACCAAAATGGATGCCGCCGATTTGATGCAGCGATTCACGGATATGGAGGTTGCCCTATGGCGGATGACGACCTTATTGGTAATATGCCCACCGAAAATCTAGTTAATTATTTTACGGATACGCAGATCGAAGGTCCTTTTAGCCTTCCTGCCTTTGAATCTTGTTTGCGCGAAGCAAACAGGGTATTTCCAAAGCATTAA
- a CDS encoding fibronectin type III domain-containing protein, whose amino-acid sequence MRIRIGFKDLSIPNQIERARNIVRMMTGNPKFPAPSPTLAFVTNRIKALEAAYIKAANGGKNHIDARTLRLKEMLSAIRELAAYVQMESHGDQEVILSSGFEVILRGAPVPVSKVLKLRTRGGRYVGSIHAVWAKVKGAVAYIVEVSDAQPVAESFRIYKVVAQTRHDIINLAPGKVHWVRITAVGRAGYGLPSDPSIQVSTYGY is encoded by the coding sequence ATGCGTATCAGAATAGGATTTAAAGACCTCAGCATTCCGAATCAAATAGAGCGGGCGAGGAATATAGTACGGATGATGACGGGCAATCCGAAGTTCCCGGCACCCAGTCCAACATTAGCCTTTGTTACGAACCGAATCAAAGCTTTGGAAGCCGCTTATATCAAGGCGGCCAATGGCGGAAAGAATCATATTGACGCCCGAACGCTGCGGCTGAAAGAAATGTTGTCGGCTATTCGCGAACTGGCGGCTTATGTGCAGATGGAATCACATGGCGACCAGGAAGTGATTCTCTCCAGCGGCTTTGAGGTCATTCTCCGGGGCGCACCGGTTCCGGTGAGCAAGGTGCTCAAACTTCGCACACGCGGTGGGAGATATGTGGGAAGCATCCACGCCGTTTGGGCAAAGGTGAAAGGAGCCGTGGCCTATATTGTAGAGGTGAGCGATGCACAACCGGTTGCTGAAAGCTTCAGAATTTATAAAGTGGTGGCGCAAACGCGACACGACATCATAAATCTGGCACCGGGCAAAGTTCATTGGGTGCGTATCACAGCCGTAGGGCGTGCCGGTTATGGCTTGCCGAGCGACCCGAGTATTCAGGTATCAACCTACGGATATTGA